One bacterium (Candidatus Blackallbacteria) CG13_big_fil_rev_8_21_14_2_50_49_14 genomic region harbors:
- a CDS encoding ABC transporter permease, which yields MEQNPSLGKPSWFSYFVLVVAALIAIFPVFWIFSTSLKPAAEVLSPQVTVFPKTVTLENYQQVLQGGLFWQWMFNSVMIALLTTVIGIILAATTAYSVSRFEFWGKKTVLFAFLVAQMFPGAILIVPLYNIMKDLGLLNTFSGLIIAYSTLSLPFCVWMLKGFFDAIPMSLEEAAMIDGMTAFGTFVRIILPLSLPGLAVTGFFSFITAWNEFMFALTFMTGENHYTLPVGLRTYVFEFNTAWHLMAAGAIIVTIPVLVVFLVAQRFLISGLTAGGVKG from the coding sequence ATGGAACAAAATCCAAGCCTTGGCAAACCCTCCTGGTTCAGCTATTTTGTGCTGGTTGTGGCTGCTCTGATTGCGATTTTTCCTGTTTTTTGGATTTTTTCAACCTCACTCAAGCCTGCTGCAGAGGTCTTAAGCCCTCAGGTCACGGTTTTTCCTAAAACGGTGACCTTGGAAAATTACCAACAGGTCTTACAGGGCGGTCTGTTTTGGCAATGGATGTTTAACAGCGTCATGATTGCCTTGTTGACGACTGTCATTGGGATCATTCTGGCGGCTACCACTGCCTATTCGGTTTCCCGCTTTGAATTCTGGGGCAAAAAAACGGTTCTCTTTGCGTTTCTGGTGGCCCAGATGTTTCCGGGAGCGATTTTGATTGTGCCGCTTTACAATATTATGAAAGACTTGGGGCTGCTCAATACCTTTTCTGGCTTAATTATTGCCTATTCCACGCTTTCACTGCCCTTCTGTGTCTGGATGCTGAAGGGTTTCTTTGATGCGATTCCCATGTCTTTGGAAGAAGCCGCCATGATCGATGGCATGACAGCCTTTGGGACCTTTGTGCGGATCATTTTGCCCTTGTCTTTGCCCGGCTTGGCCGTTACGGGATTTTTCTCTTTTATTACGGCCTGGAATGAGTTTATGTTTGCACTCACCTTTATGACTGGTGAGAATCACTATACTTTGCCGGTGGGCTTGCGCACCTATGTCTTCGAGTTCAATACCGCCTGGCACTTAATGGCGGCTGGTGCGATTATTGTCACGATTCCGGTTTTGGTCGTCTTTTTGGTGGCTCAGCGCTTTTTAATTTCTGGTTTGACTGCCGGAGGCGTCAAGGGCTAA
- the flhA gene encoding flagellar biosynthesis protein FlhA — protein sequence MAAVSQDKGRSIIADISLASLAILVVAILMIPLPTGLIDLFLVINLSASILILLTALNIIDPLEFAVFPQLLLVTTLFRLSLNVATSRSILLNADAGKVVETFAQFVIGGNYVVGIVVFLILMIIQFIVITEGAKRVAEVAARFTLDAMPGKQMSIDADFNAGLIDAEEAKKRRKDLEKGSNFFGTMDGANKFVRGDAIAGIIITIVNILGGFAIGVLQKGMELTEAAARYTTLSIGDGLVAIIPGFLISISAGFVTTRAISESNLAFDLKTQLFASYKSLAMGAVFIFGFGFIPGMPTHFFIALSITLVVVAFVVYRKSVKKAQMVVEEEEDSAIPEQEVKKPENVLQVMEVHPLALEMGLDLIPLVDPSQGGDLLDRVVPMRVQIAMELGFVMPGIQFKDNLNLRPNEYSIKVKGIEVARGEILMGYMLAIQQPDTDVSQELVGFPTKDPAFGTPAVWVAGYEAQRAAQLGYMVTDPTNVLITHVAEIVKTFAHEILSRQEVQVMINKVKEKHPVVVKELIPDLLSLGGVQKVLQNLIRERVSIRDLATILEKLTDFAKINQDPDTLSELARQSLSRQICNNLSNEQNIIPVITLDPKVEQAVQESIQQTAQGAVLALNPQVSQQILAKLANEVQAATNAGHNPVVLCNPQIRPHVKKLTERNFPMLTVLSYNEIAPKIKIQSIGAVTISFGS from the coding sequence ATGGCAGCAGTAAGTCAAGATAAAGGCCGTTCGATAATAGCGGATATTTCGTTAGCATCGCTGGCGATTCTCGTTGTTGCAATCCTGATGATTCCCCTGCCGACAGGCTTGATTGACCTTTTTCTGGTTATCAACCTTTCCGCCTCTATTCTGATTCTTTTGACAGCCTTGAATATTATTGATCCACTTGAATTTGCTGTCTTCCCTCAGCTTTTGCTGGTTACAACCTTGTTCCGACTCTCGCTTAACGTTGCCACTTCCCGTTCCATTCTGCTCAATGCAGACGCAGGAAAAGTAGTAGAAACCTTCGCCCAATTCGTAATTGGTGGCAATTATGTGGTTGGGATTGTTGTCTTCCTGATTCTGATGATTATTCAGTTCATCGTTATTACAGAAGGTGCCAAGCGTGTTGCGGAAGTTGCCGCTCGTTTTACCTTGGACGCGATGCCTGGTAAACAGATGAGTATTGACGCTGATTTCAACGCTGGTTTGATTGACGCTGAAGAAGCTAAAAAACGCCGTAAAGATCTTGAAAAGGGCTCTAACTTTTTCGGGACGATGGACGGTGCGAATAAGTTCGTTCGTGGGGACGCCATCGCAGGTATCATTATTACCATCGTCAATATTCTGGGCGGTTTTGCGATTGGGGTTCTGCAAAAAGGCATGGAGCTGACCGAAGCTGCGGCCCGTTATACCACGCTCTCGATTGGGGATGGCCTGGTGGCCATTATCCCAGGTTTCTTGATCTCTATTTCAGCTGGTTTCGTGACCACCCGTGCAATCTCTGAAAGCAATTTGGCCTTTGACTTGAAGACCCAGTTGTTCGCCTCTTATAAATCGTTGGCGATGGGCGCTGTCTTTATCTTTGGCTTTGGTTTTATTCCGGGTATGCCCACCCACTTCTTTATCGCCTTGTCGATTACTTTGGTGGTTGTCGCTTTTGTGGTCTACCGCAAATCTGTCAAAAAAGCACAGATGGTGGTGGAAGAAGAAGAAGATTCAGCGATTCCCGAACAGGAAGTCAAAAAGCCCGAAAACGTGCTTCAGGTTATGGAAGTTCACCCCCTGGCCCTCGAAATGGGTCTCGACCTTATTCCTCTGGTCGACCCTTCACAGGGCGGCGACTTGCTCGACCGCGTGGTTCCCATGCGTGTTCAGATCGCCATGGAGCTGGGCTTCGTCATGCCTGGTATTCAATTCAAAGACAATCTCAATCTGCGTCCCAACGAATACTCCATCAAGGTCAAAGGTATCGAAGTTGCCCGTGGCGAAATCCTTATGGGTTATATGCTCGCGATTCAGCAGCCCGATACCGATGTCTCTCAAGAACTCGTTGGCTTCCCCACCAAGGATCCCGCTTTCGGAACCCCCGCTGTTTGGGTGGCTGGTTACGAAGCGCAACGCGCTGCTCAGTTGGGCTATATGGTCACCGATCCTACCAATGTGTTGATTACGCATGTGGCTGAAATTGTGAAGACCTTTGCCCATGAAATCCTGAGCCGTCAGGAAGTCCAGGTCATGATCAACAAAGTCAAAGAAAAGCATCCTGTGGTGGTCAAGGAATTGATTCCCGATTTGCTCTCTCTGGGCGGGGTTCAGAAAGTTTTGCAGAACCTGATTCGTGAACGTGTTTCTATTCGCGATTTGGCCACCATTCTTGAAAAGTTGACCGACTTCGCCAAGATCAACCAGGATCCCGATACCTTGTCAGAATTGGCCCGTCAGTCGCTCTCTCGCCAGATCTGTAACAATCTGTCAAATGAGCAGAATATTATTCCCGTCATCACTCTGGATCCCAAAGTTGAACAGGCTGTTCAGGAAAGTATTCAGCAAACCGCGCAGGGTGCAGTTTTGGCTCTGAACCCCCAGGTCAGCCAGCAGATCCTTGCCAAGCTGGCGAATGAAGTTCAGGCCGCGACCAATGCCGGACACAATCCGGTGGTTTTGTGCAATCCTCAGATTCGCCCCCATGTGAAAAAACTGACAGAACGTAACTTCCCGATGTTGACTGTGCTCTCTTATAACGAGATTGCGCCCAAAATTAAAATCCAATCGATTGGTGCCGTTACGATCAGTTTCGGAAGCTAA